The Fusobacterium necrophorum subsp. necrophorum genome includes the window GTATGGAAGAATCAGAATTTATCATTGCCATCAACAAAGATAGATATGCACCAATTTTCTCTGTAGCAGATTTAGGAATCGTAGGAGATGTTCACAAAGTACTTCCTTTATTGACAGAAGAAATTAAAAAATTCAAAGCAACAAAATAATAGTAGTTCTTTGTCAAATGTCGTTGATGAAGAGTAGAACATGAAATTTTCAAGAGGATTTTAGGGATTTCGGAAACGAAATCTTTAAAATCCTTTTTTCTATTCTTTAGGAAATTATAAATGGAAAGAAGGAGTAAAATGTTTAAAAAAAAATGTAGAGTTGAAGAAGGAAAAAGATGAAAAAAAAGAAAAAATATTTTTTTGCACGCGAAAAAACCTAATGAAATATTAGGTTTTGGAAAGATATGAGATGTGAATTTTTCTTCCATACCAGCGTACCGTGATGTAAAGTTCTTTTTTCCTCATGGGGATATGGCAATTTGGGCATAGGAAAGGATGTATTTGAAAATTTTCTAGCATGGAGTTGACATAAAAGGAAAAAGGATTCTTCTTTTTCTTTTTTTGTAAGAATGCCATATGTATTTTTAAAGTATCTGATTTTCTACGCGCATAAAAACCAAAACGAGAAATCATTTTAAAATGTTTTGGGGGAAGATGAATCAATACTTGTTGAATAAATTTTTCTCGAGACATGGTGATATATGTTTTTTTTTTGTGATTTGCCAAATCATGAAAAAAGAAAGTTACTTCTTTTTCTGTAACATTCACGATTTTGTAATCAGCGATCGGAGCACGCGCAAGATATCTACCTAGATATTTCAAGAGTCCTTCCGCAGAATTGACTTCTTGTCTTCCCACCGAGAAAAAAAGTCGTGCATTTTCTTTGTAGAGTTTATTGGCTACTTGTTTTGCTTTTTCTTTCCAGATGGGATCTTGATAATTTCCGGATTGAATGAGTTGTAAGACGATAAATTTCCATTGATTCGCAATGACATCTACATGAAAATAGTCTAATTTTTTCCATACAAAACGTTTATTAAATCCTCCCAAAGAAATGAGTGCATGCACATGAGGATTCCATTTTAAGTCTCTGCCAAAGGTATGAATTACAGTTATGAGTCCATAGTGTACAATATCAGATTCTGTAAAATAGTTTTTGGAATATTTCCCAATTTTCTTTTTTCTTTTTCGTTTTTTATGAGTATTCTGAAACTGATAATCAAAGATTTGTTTGATTCCTAAAGTAAGTTTGTGTAGTAAAGAACGATCTAAGCAAAAAAAAGGTCTACATTCCTTAGGAATTGTGAAGAGTAGATGTCTATGAGGAACATTTAGAAGTTCATTTGTTATTTTTTGTGCCCAGACTTTAGAATATTTATATCCACAGGTAGGACAAAGTCTAGTTTTACAAGTAATTGGGAATTTATGAGTAAGCCCACATTGAGGACAAGCAAAAGAGACGAAAGCTTTTTGATAATCAGCACAAAGTAAAAAAGCATTGAAAGATTTTATGAGGTGGAGAAAATGCGCAGGAGAAAAAAAAGGTTGGATATTTTGTAAAATATGTGGTAAATTAGAGGTAAGGAATAGGTCTTTTAACATAGGATCGCCTTCTTTCTGTAAATTTAGGTGTGGTAACTTTATTTTACAGAAAAAATCAGCCGATTGGAAGAGATTTTTTAAATCTCCAATCGGCTTTTTTTATTCTTTAGGAAATTATAAATGGAAAGAAGGAGTAAAATGTTTAAAAAAAATGTAGAGTTGAAGAAGGAAAAAGATGAAAAAAAAGAAAAAATATTTTTTTGCACGCGAAAAAACCTAATGAAATATTAGGTTTTGGAAAGATATGAGATGTGAATTTTTCTTCCATACCAGCGTACCGTGATGTAAAGTTCTTTTTTCCTCATGGGGATATGGCAATTTGGGCATAGGAAAGGATGTATTTGAAAATTTTCTAGCATGGAGTTGACATAAAAGGAAAAAGGATTCTTCTTTTTCTTTTTTTGTAAGAATGCCATATGTATTTTTAAAGTATCTGATTTTCTACGCGCATAAAAACCAAAACGAGAAATCATTTTAAAATGTTTTGGGGGAAGATGAATCAATACTTGTTGAATAAATTTTTCTCGAGACATGGTGATATATGTTTTTTTTTTGTGATTTGCCAAATCATGAAAAAAGAAAGTTACTTCTTTTTCTGTAACATTCACGATTTTGTAATCAGCGATCGGAGCACGCGCAAGATATCTACCTAGATATTTCAAGAGTCCTTCCGCAGAATTGACTTCTTGTCTTCCCACCGAGAAAAAAAGTCGTGCATTTTCTTTGTAGAGTTTATTGGCTACTTGTTTTGCTTTTTCTTTCCAGATGGGATCTTGATAATTTCCGGATTGAATGAGTTGTAAGACGATAAATTTCCATTGATTCGCAATGACATCTACATGAAAATAGTCTAATTTTTTCCATACAAAACGTTTATTAAATCCTCCCAAAGAAATGAGTGCATGCACATGAGGATTCCATTTTAAGTCTCTGCCAAAGGTATGAATTACAGTTATGAGTCCATAGTGTACAATATCAGATTCTGTAAAATAGTTTTTGGAATATTTCCCAATTTTCTTTTTTCTTTTTCGTTTTTTATGAGTATTCTGAAACTGATAATCAAAGATTTGTTTGATTCCTAAAGTAAGTTTGTGTAGTAAAGAACGATCTAAGCAAAAAAAAGGTCTACATTCCTTAGGAATTGTGAAGAGTAGATGTCTATGAGGAACATTTAGAAGTTCATTTGTTATTTTTTGTGCCCAGACTTTAGAATATTTATATCCACAGGTAGGACAAAGTCTAGTTTTACAAGTAATTGGGAATTTATGAGTAAGCCCACATTGAGGACAAGCAAAAGAGACGAAAGCTTTTTGATAATCAGCACAAAGTAAAAAAGCATTGAAAGATTTTATGAGGTGGAGAAAATGCGCAGGAGAAAAAAAAGGTTGGATATTTTGTAAAATATGTGGTAAATTAGAGGTAAGGAATAGGTCTTTTAACATAGGATCGCCTTCTTTCTGTAAATTTAGGTGTGGTAACTTTATTTTACAGAAAAAATCAGCCGATTGGAAGAGATTTTTTAAATCTCCAATCGGCTTTTTTTATTCTTTAGGAAATTATAAATGGAAAGAAGGAGTAAAATGTTTAAAAAAAATGTAGAGTTGAAGAAGGAAAAAGATGAAAAAAAAGAAAAAATATTTTTTTGCACGCGAAAAAACCTAATGAAATATTAGGTTTTGGAAAGATATGAGATGTGAATTTTTCTTCCATACCAGCGTACCGTGATGTAAAGTTCTTTTTTCCTCATGGGGATATGGCAATTTGGGCATAGGAAAGGATGTATTTGAAAATTTTCTAGCATGGAGTTGACATAAAAGGAAAAAGGATTCTTCTTTTTCTTTTTTTGTAAGAATGCCATATGTATTTTTAAAGTATCTGATTTTCTACGCGCATAAAAACCAAAACGAGAAATCATTTTAAAATGTTTTGGGGGAAGATGAATCAATACTTGTTGAATAAATTTTTCTCGAGACATGGTGATATATGTTTTTTTTTTGTGATTTGCCAAATCATGAAAAAAGAAAGTTACTTCTTTTTCTGTAACATTCACGATTTTGTAATCAGCGATCGGAGCACGCGCAAGATATCTACCTAGATATTTCAAGAGTCCTTCCGCAGAATTGACTTCTTGTCTTCCCACCGAGAAAAAAAGTCGTGCATTTTCTTTGTAGAGTTTATTGGCTACTTGTTTTGCTTTTTCTTTCCAGATGGGATCTTGATAATTTCCGGATTGAATGAGTTGTAAGACGATAAATTTCCATTGATTCGCAATGACATCTACATGAAAATAGTCTAATTTTTTCCATACAAAACGTTTATTAAATCCTCCCAAAGAAATGAGTGCATGCACATGAGGATTCCATTTTAAGTCTCTGCCAAAGGTATGAATTACAGTTATGAGTCCATAGTGTACAATATCAGATTCTGTAAAATAGTTTTTGGAATATTTCCCAATTTTCTTTTTTCTTTTTCGTTTTTTATGAGTATTCTGAAACTGATAATCAAAGATTTGTTTGATTCCTAAAGTAAGTTTGTGTAGTAAAGAACGATCTAAGCAAAAAAAAGGTCTACATTCCTTAGGAATTGTGAAGAGTAGATGTCTATGAGGAACATTTAGAAGTTCATTTGTTATTTTTTGTGCCCAGACTTTAGAATATTTATATCCACAGGTAGGACAAAGTCTAGTTTTACAAGTAATTGGGAATTTATGAGTAAGCCCACATTGAGGACAAGCAAAAGAGACGAAAGCTTTTTGATAATCAGCACAAAGTAAAAAAGCATTGAAAGATTTTATGAGGTGGAGAAAATGCGCAGGAGAAAAAAAAGGTTGGATATTTTGTAAAATATGTGGTAAATTAGAGGTAAGGAATAGGTCTTTTAACATAGGATCGCCTTCTTTCTGTAAATTTAGGTGTGGTAACTTTATTTTACAGAAAAAATCAGCCGATTGGAAGAGATTTTTTAAATCTCCAATCGGCTTTTTTTATTCTTTAGGAAATTATAAATGGAAAGAAGGAGTAAAATGTTTAAAAAAAATGTAGAGTTGAAGAAGGAAAAAGATGAAAAAAAAGAAAAAATATTTTTTTGCACGCGAAAAAACCTAATGAAATATTAGGTTTTGGAAAGATATGAGATGTGAATTTTTCTTCCATACCAGCGTACCGTGATGTAAAGTTCTTTTTTCCTCATGGGGATATGGCAATTTGGGCATAGGAAAGGATGTATTTGAAAATTTTCTAGCATGGAGTTGACATAAAAGGAAAAAGGATTCTTCTTTTTCTTTTTTTGTAAGAATGCCATATGTATTTTTAAAGTATCTGATTTTCTACGCGCATAAAAACCAAAACGAGAAATCATTTTAAAATGTTTTGGGGGAAGATGAATCAATACTTGTTGAATAAATTTTTCTCGAGACATGGTGATATATGTTTTTTTTTTGTGATTTGCCAAATCATGAAAAAAGAAAGTTACTTCTTTTTCTGTAACATTCACGATTTTGTAATCAGCGATCGGAGCACGCGCAAGATATCTACCTAGATATTTCAAGAGTCCTTCCGCAGAATTGACTTCTTGTCTTCCCACCGAGAAAAAAAGTCGTGCATTTTCTTTGTAGAGTTTATTGGCTACTTGTTTTGCTTTTTCTTTCCAGATGGGATCTTGATAATTTCCGGATTGAATGAGTTGTAAGACGATAAATTTCCATTGATTCGCAATGACATCTACATGAAAATAGTCTAATTTTTTCCATACAAAACGTTTATTAAATCCTCCCAAAGAAATGAGTGCATGCACATGAGGATTCCATTTTAAGTCTCTGCCAAAGGTATGAATTACAGTTATGAGTCCATAGTGTACAATATCAGATTCTGTAAAATAGTTTTTGGAATATTTCCCAATTTTCTTTTTTCTTTTTCGTTTTTTATGAGTATTCTGAAACTGATAATCAAAGATTTGTTTGATTCCTAAAGTAAGTTTGTGTAGTAAAGAACGATCTAAGCAAAAAAAAGGTCTACATTCCTTAGGAATTGTGAAGAGTAGATGTCTATGAGGAACATTTAGAAGTTCATTTGTTATTTTTTGTGCCCAGACTTTAGAATATTTATATCCACAGGTAGGACAAAGTCTAGTTTTACAAGTAATTGGGAATTTATGAGTAAGCCCACATTGAGGACAAGCAAAAGAGACGAAAGCTTTTTGATAATCAGCACAAAGTAAAAAAGCATTGAAAGATTTTATGAGGTGGAGAAAATGCGCAGGAGAAAAAAAAGGTTGGATATTTTGTAAAATATGTGGTAAATTAGAGGTAAGGAATAGGTCTTTTAACATAGGATCGCCTTCTTTCTGTAAATTTAGGTGTGGTAACTTTATTTTACAGAAAAAATCAGCCGATTGGAAGAGATTTTTTAAATCTCCAATCGGCTTTTTTTATGTTAAAACATAAAATCGGTTTTTCTTTTTGAGCAGCACAAAAAAGAATGCGAACATTCCAAATATATGCTTATGAAATTAAAAAAATTGTTTAAAAATTTGGGTTGATTTGCGCAATCCCTCGGATAATTAAAATTCTCTGTCGAAAATGAGAAAATCTACGGAAGTCAAATGCAACTCGTTTAAAGAATCAAAGAGATTTAAAAATTTTCCTTGCTATCAAAGAAAAAATAGAATATACTGATAAAAAGATATAATATGTGTATGCGATTTCATAGATGAATTGTAAAAAAAGAGATGGCTATATATTTTTTTAGTCTATCTTTTTCTGTGTTTTTTTCTGCTAAAAAAAGAAGAAGAAACGAATAGATTGACTTTCAAAGAACGGATTAGCTCTGTTAGAATAAGATTTTTACGAAGGGAGAGAGAAATGAAAATGAGAAATCGATTTTTAAAAAAAGCTATAGCGATACTATTCTTAATCTTTCATATGACTGAACTATTTGCAAGCAATCTAATTGTAGACCCAAATGCAAACCACAATACAAAACTTGATAAATCTAATACAGGAGTGCCAATAGTAAATGTATCCACTCCTAATCATCGTGGAATAAGTGTAAATGAATTCTTGGAATATAACATAGGCAAAGAAGGGCAGGTTTTAAATAATGCGGATAATGTTGGAAGATCTCATCTCGCAGGTCTCATTCATGCCAATCCTAACTTAGCACCTAATCAAGCAGCTAATTTAATTGTCCTACAAGTGAATGGTTCCAATCGTTCTCAAATAGAAGGATATTTAGAAGCGCTAAGTAGAGAGAAAGTAGATGTCATTCTAAGTAATGAAAATGGGCTATATATCAACAATGGTGGAACTATCAATATTAAAAACTTCACTACTACTACAGGGAAAGTTAGTCTAAAAGATGGAGATATTGTTGGAATCGATGTGGAAACAGGAAGGATTGCGATAGGTCCTAAAGGTTTGGATGTTAGCAATGCCAATTATGTAGAATTCCTTTCTAAAACTTTAGAACTTGCTGGGAATTTAGTTG containing:
- a CDS encoding IS91 family transposase, which gives rise to MLKDLFLTSNLPHILQNIQPFFSPAHFLHLIKSFNAFLLCADYQKAFVSFACPQCGLTHKFPITCKTRLCPTCGYKYSKVWAQKITNELLNVPHRHLLFTIPKECRPFFCLDRSLLHKLTLGIKQIFDYQFQNTHKKRKRKKKIGKYSKNYFTESDIVHYGLITVIHTFGRDLKWNPHVHALISLGGFNKRFVWKKLDYFHVDVIANQWKFIVLQLIQSGNYQDPIWKEKAKQVANKLYKENARLFFSVGRQEVNSAEGLLKYLGRYLARAPIADYKIVNVTEKEVTFFFHDLANHKKKTYITMSREKFIQQVLIHLPPKHFKMISRFGFYARRKSDTLKIHMAFLQKKKKKNPFSFYVNSMLENFQIHPFLCPNCHIPMRKKELYITVRWYGRKIHISYLSKT